The proteins below are encoded in one region of Nitrospiria bacterium:
- a CDS encoding LPP20 family lipoprotein, which produces MKEKNSSAVVLGFVLAALLPIATAGCAGRQPAGAQPPEWVTKGSGAFKDAGNKVFYGIGAVTGVRNRPLAQTTSENRARAEITKIFETYTASLMKDYMASTTGGGAVTNASATSEEQYVEQAIKTFSSATLNGVMIIDHWTDPSDGTLYSLARLDLENFKNSLDKIKELNSAVRDYVKQNAEKSFDSLATEEQKHGQ; this is translated from the coding sequence ATGAAAGAAAAGAATTCAAGCGCGGTGGTTCTCGGGTTTGTGTTGGCGGCGCTGCTGCCGATCGCGACGGCGGGCTGCGCCGGCCGCCAGCCGGCGGGCGCCCAGCCGCCCGAATGGGTGACCAAGGGCAGCGGCGCTTTCAAGGACGCGGGCAACAAGGTCTTCTACGGCATCGGGGCCGTGACCGGGGTGCGGAACCGGCCGCTGGCGCAGACCACGTCCGAGAACCGGGCCCGGGCCGAGATCACCAAGATCTTCGAGACCTACACCGCCTCGCTGATGAAGGATTACATGGCCTCGACGACCGGCGGGGGCGCGGTGACCAACGCCTCGGCCACGAGTGAGGAGCAGTACGTCGAGCAGGCGATCAAGACCTTCTCGTCCGCGACGCTGAACGGCGTGATGATCATTGATCACTGGACCGACCCGTCGGACGGGACGCTCTATTCCCTCGCCCGTCTGGACCTGGAAAATTTCAAGAACAGCCTGGACAAGATCAAGGAATTGAACTCGGCCGTCCGGGATTATGTCAAACAGAACGCCGAGAAATCCTTCGACAGCCTCGCGACCGAAGAGCAGAAACACGGCCAGTGA
- a CDS encoding serine protease, translating to MKRNRRIATGLVLFTTVWLSGHAAGAYTPKEIYETVGPGVVLVLASDDGRLGSGGTGSIIRADGLVITNAHVVINKETNRPYRRVSLFLKPDRVTGNMDTDLARRVEAKLVAYDASLDMALLRMENPPSGLTVVALGNPEDVSIGDPVVAIGHPETGGLWTLTTGTISAEMENFNGVQGKDIFQTETSLNRGNSGGPLLDGQGAMVGVNTMISRKASDGLTITSINFALKSSVAQHWLASQGVTVAYQPGSNPPTASAGTAPRPVEKAEAPPPSLPPAAAAPVTPVQKPAGEPVKPPAKKEEPPAPKILTEKRPYNLDRLIADRMKEMEDMMEEMHKKFR from the coding sequence ATGAAGCGTAATCGGCGGATCGCGACCGGCCTTGTTCTGTTCACGACCGTGTGGCTTTCGGGGCACGCGGCCGGGGCCTACACCCCCAAGGAGATTTATGAGACGGTCGGGCCGGGGGTGGTCCTGGTCCTGGCCAGCGACGACGGCCGCCTGGGCAGCGGGGGCACCGGCTCGATCATCCGGGCCGACGGGCTGGTGATCACGAACGCCCACGTTGTGATCAACAAGGAGACGAACCGGCCCTACCGCCGGGTGAGCCTGTTCTTGAAACCGGACCGCGTGACCGGAAACATGGACACGGACCTGGCCCGCCGCGTCGAGGCGAAGCTGGTCGCCTACGACGCGTCGCTGGACATGGCCCTGCTCCGGATGGAAAACCCGCCGTCCGGGCTGACCGTGGTGGCCCTGGGAAATCCGGAGGACGTGTCGATCGGGGACCCGGTCGTGGCGATCGGACATCCGGAAACCGGCGGCTTGTGGACGCTTACGACCGGGACGATCAGCGCCGAGATGGAGAATTTCAACGGGGTGCAGGGGAAGGATATTTTTCAGACCGAGACCAGCCTGAACCGCGGCAATTCCGGCGGGCCGCTGCTCGACGGACAGGGGGCCATGGTGGGGGTCAACACGATGATCTCCCGGAAGGCGTCGGACGGCTTGACGATCACCTCGATCAATTTCGCGCTCAAGTCCAGCGTCGCGCAACACTGGCTGGCCTCGCAGGGCGTGACCGTCGCGTATCAACCCGGATCGAACCCACCCACGGCCTCGGCCGGGACGGCGCCCCGTCCGGTCGAGAAGGCCGAGGCGCCGCCTCCTTCGCTTCCTCCCGCCGCCGCGGCTCCGGTGACGCCGGTCCAAAAGCCGGCGGGCGAACCCGTGAAGCCGCCCGCCAAAAAGGAAGAGCCGCCGGCGCCCAAGATACTGACCGAGAAGCGGCCCTACAACCTGGACCGGCTTATCGCGGATCGGATGAAAGAGATGGAAGATATGATGGAGGAGATGCATAAGAAGTTTCGGTAA
- the lpoB gene encoding penicillin-binding protein activator LpoB, with amino-acid sequence MRPFGILFILLLTGLVGCATTKVERVGADTTTDLSGRWNDTDSRLVSDEMIKDVLSRPWLDRFSKEHGGKPPTVIVGTVTNRSSEHINVQTFTEDLQRALTNDGRVQFVASKSEREEVREERQDQQSQSSQETAKGLGKEIGSDYMLKGTINSILDEAGGTKAVYYQIDLQLFDVEKNLLVWSGQKKIKKIIEKSRLGF; translated from the coding sequence ATGCGACCGTTTGGAATTTTGTTCATCCTGTTGTTGACGGGCCTCGTCGGCTGCGCGACGACCAAGGTGGAGCGGGTCGGCGCCGACACGACGACCGATCTGTCCGGACGATGGAACGACACCGATTCCCGGCTGGTGTCCGACGAGATGATCAAGGACGTGCTGTCCCGGCCGTGGCTCGACCGCTTTTCCAAGGAGCACGGCGGCAAGCCGCCGACCGTGATCGTCGGGACCGTCACGAACCGGAGCAGCGAGCACATCAACGTCCAGACCTTCACCGAGGATCTGCAGCGCGCGCTGACGAACGACGGCCGGGTTCAATTTGTCGCGTCCAAGTCCGAGCGGGAGGAGGTCCGCGAAGAGCGGCAGGACCAGCAGTCCCAGTCTTCCCAGGAGACGGCCAAGGGGCTCGGCAAGGAGATCGGTTCCGATTACATGCTGAAGGGGACGATCAATTCGATCCTGGACGAGGCCGGCGGGACGAAGGCGGTCTACTACCAGATCGACCTGCAGCTCTTCGACGTCGAGAAGAACCTGCTCGTCTGGTCCGGACAGAAAAAAATTAAAAAGATCATCGAAAAAAGCCGTCTCGGATTTTAG